A single window of Crassostrea angulata isolate pt1a10 chromosome 8, ASM2561291v2, whole genome shotgun sequence DNA harbors:
- the LOC128160806 gene encoding serine/arginine-rich splicing factor 4-like has product MKMRFIEDGVQEQTFSRQKDDEFDQPEIPSAEFELSSEVQALNEPDTCTTAVYARDLFDDVCIWDIPQIKRPKTRRKSGVKYKRKLNSKRTSSSSYIIKRKSPRQICKTERQLKQRRFATRGKGFSKSGRKGKATSKPRGKHKATSKPRGKRKATTKPATLVKSTSRSKIYATSKRDKKVKATSRQASKVKASPKQTTQSKPASKTRGTAKSTGSNARTQSKMSAKPVKVNKAAAPKMRNTRTASQSVRKPPAHRRASASHRRRG; this is encoded by the coding sequence atgaaaatgaGATTTATAGAAGATGGTGTTCAAGAACAAACGTTTTCACGTCAAAAGGACGATGAATTCGATCAACCTGAAATTCCTTCTGCTGAATTTGAGTTGTCAAGCGAAGTGCAGGCACTGAATGAacctgatacatgtacaacagcTGTCTATGCAAGAGACTTGTTTGATGATGTTTGTATTTGGGACATTCCGCAGATTAAAAGACCAAAGACCAGAAGAAAAAGTGGTGTCAAATACAAACGGAAATTAAATTCCAAAAGAACCTCGTCCTCTAGCTACATAATTAAGAGAAAATCACCTCGACAAATTTGCAAAACAGAACGTCAGCTAAAGCAAAGACGGTTTGCTACAAGGGGAAAAGGATTCTCAAAATCTGGAAGGAAGGGTAAAGCAACCTCAAAACCAAGAGGAAAGCACAAAGCAACCTCAAAACCAAGAGGAAAGCGCAAAGCAACCACCAAACCTGCAACACTAGTGAAATCAACCTCTCGATCAAAGATTTACGCAACTTCAAAAAGAGACAAAAAGGTTAAAGCAACTTCTAGACAAGCCTCAAAGGTAAAAGCATCTCCAAAACAAACCACCCAATCTAAACCAGCTTCAAAAACTAGAGGAACGGCCAAATCCACAGGTTCTAATGCTAGAACCCAATCCAAAATGTCTGCCAAGCCTGTGAAAGTCAACAAAGCTGCAGCACCCAAAATGAGGAACACACGAACAGCCTCCCAGTCTGTGAGGAAACCCCCGGCACACAGGAGAGCTTCTGCTTCACACAGAAGAAGAGGCTGA
- the LOC128161292 gene encoding cyclin-dependent kinase 20-like → MDQHTILGRIGEGAHGIVLKAKHIESGEVVALKKVPLRKLEDGIPHTALREIKALQEIEDNPYVVKLREVFPHGTSLVLAFEYMLSDLSEVIRNTEKPLTEGQVKSYMLMLLKGVAFCHENNIMHRDLKPANLLISSTGHLKIADFGLARVFQNKGDRQYSHQVATRWYRAPELLYGARKYDEGVDLWAVGCIFGELLNNSPLFPGENDIEQLCQVLRVLGTPNEKIWPGISELPDYNKITFPENNPIPLEEIVPDASAEALNLLKKFLVYPTKQRISAKEALLHPYFFTEPLPAHHSELPIPQRSRRGLPRRQQTHDYNIDIPLEKTLIDPELLAPHVVKIK, encoded by the exons atggaccaGCACACAATTCTAGGCAGGATAGGTGAAGGAGCTCACGGCATTGTTCTGAAAGCAAAACATATTGAG AGTGGAGAGGTAGTGGCTTTGAAAAAAGTTCCTTTAAGGAAATTAGAAGATGGTATCCCACATACTGCCTTGAG AGAAATAAAAGCCCTTCAAGAAATCGAAGACAATCCATAT GTTGTGAAGCTTCGAGAGGTGTTTCCTCATGGAACGAGCCTTGTCCTTGCCTTCGAGTACATGTTGTCCGACCTTTCAGAGGTCATTCGAAACACAGAAAAACCACTGACTGAAGGTCAGGTCAAATCTTACATGCTAATGTTGCTCAAAGGGGTGGCCTTCTGTCATGAGAACAACATCATGCACAGG GATCTGAAACCTGCTAACTTGCTGATCAGTTCTACAGGACATCTGAAGATTGCTGACTTTGGATTGGCTCGAGTGTTTCAGAACAAAGGGGACAGGCAGTATAGCCACCAGGTGGCCacaag ATGGTATAGAGCTCCGGAGCTGTTGTATGGTGCCAGGAAGTATGACGAAGGAGTGGATCTCTG GGCCGTTGGTTGTATCTTTGGGGAACTGTTGAACAACTCGCCATTGTTTCCA GGAGAGAATGACATAGAACAGCTCTGCCAAGTGTTACGAGTGCTGGGTACTCCTAATGAGAAGATCTGGCCT GGCATTTCTGAGTTGCCAGACTACAATAAAATCACATTTCCTGAGAACAACCCTATCCCTCTTGAAGAAATAGTTCCTGATGCATCTGCTGAGGCTTTGAACCTTCTGAAGAAATTCCTCGTTTATCCAACCAAACAGAGAATATCTGCCAAAGAGGCGCTGCTCCATCCTTACTTCTTCACGGAGCCTCTTCCTGCACACCATTCCGAACTACCCATTCCACAGCGCAGCAGACGTGGGTTACCACGGCGACAGCAAACACATGACTATAACATTGACATTCCATTAGAAAAGACTTTAATTGACCCTGAACTGCTTGCACCTCATGTTGTCAAAATCAAGTGA
- the LOC128159344 gene encoding uncharacterized protein LOC128159344: MSVGAILPPKPPFSKIPRSNPCVNVYLPQRTKVTKGFHLTSPQNQASDLPREPLQGRPLLSRESSQLYGPCNSPRQECELVETSITVTEKYVVNPYTECDDSPAESSPLTLFGERLNKKASKVQSPSSPILRTRLRDEVKTLRQKYSEKQRGDVGYSRLISFSPDCLSRGSMSPLLPPASTHSFGVDQSFSVDGQHLNCDGASRSASTNSKDFNPGFIKRPRYCCGKCELRMLEHESLNMDSECPFQAYQRQTKSSLCYTSDVMSQDLYCGPDIDPYVYYESPWDTQKEDYTLSKRSKSVPATIRPPHFIPNQWSRHLTQNQMFPKHGSFDAKSMSSSSSSTDTVHSEENLEDTERYLQLNTPEPEDGGGTVLQSPAQNANHYHRNHMYTIPRMEEVIPQYGKSLIHESDEMKTEKRSKAAYGAFHWKESWNIRETRVVALDTSLQSMNSQLERSETMLTSVGERQTSINATSVQSSYEDEGVSSQVAGLHSSEDLHDLLQGCVHSFRNLSNKSTEEEERGAQENPSTSPANFANDLRVPTDICYQPITDKRYNRWKRTKRKGKGLKFSVASDDSDEEKVPESSSPRENRRRRKKTSAHTSPRFEASSNDASSEPLSDMAVESVHSQHYNSLRSSSTESRERYLYQDGAASNKPPSWSSEDEEVPGVLTSFPALNNYHASVHGISNAYKIHRSTPERGSTLRSPPSQDNTISMSKSPNHQMEEESSEQKRNVDGSEQKKVDNLQWKTVDSQEWKKVDSQEWKMVDSPELNTVDSTQWENVDSPEQRVDIPEEKNKDSSEQESEDSSTAGIESPEIEVPLISKEDLVTRKSPTYSSSLGSSNSYSTNKSNSRFSNSLAKDTLVRMSYSIGEKIVKSMAVVPVTYGRKDIDVFKKNKPVTKTQKINPKAVPDQASKSIKDSTSKSLKKIGIGPRFKYPMINADVIRPQHSHLTLNHLLQTMPPKTSSNSKDLNKSLPKVKNSKHPVTSVEATSKTQQIPKKKNFGIQRKISLASKFPSVVKKNPSLKSEVKSSPKLSLMTPTISNLDFTPAFTFSMFELPRVYKDHNTMLMRRASGFINGLMLTHYIPWNIKKQFKLHTSHDMPTKQQLDKAAWQWAETTEPSDITNEHISTAYKLNLKPCKLGACKRNCKGNPFCLNCIGERKWFGEINDDSWHDIEDPNNERRQGQDFVGLKNLGNTCYVNTFLQLWFHSPPIRRALYKFRETNMGDKVDDDWKPSSIGGHLQAIFSLLELSERAFISPQDFIDHLGLDAALQQDAQEFSKLFLSLLEECLSQQDDPSVRNIIQEQLCGDYAYVTTCSGCQNSSQTHSKFYELDLHIQGHKTLEDSITDFLHEEKLEGDNQYMCSTCCSKQNAKRAIQLKRLPPILNLQLLRFVFDKKTGHKKKLNGFIQFPETLDMSKFMTSNGNHTHNDNSPQSGSIYRLKAVLIHRGPSAYSGHYIAHILDESSGVWYKFNDEETTKMKGSNLHLGTEEDLQETSAKQKGKVPKGYHSSRNAYMLVYTRQMPMEEKDKVIDLKMPDKSYLPHYMLDYVKKDNENFEMWVAELLMMREQNIESGKEKQEEIRQTFSRLVVGTEDQEIHNYEWISLPWLSHWLEDPGKARPVNNEMALCQHGKLHPDRAGKMKCVQYDAVNSLYEKYQGGPRLPGDKATCLICVRSRCKVLRTKRKMIEDEKLFSTMKKMEDPIAEPSFWVGKSSFRSWKRLVLEQLEDYHGDRDSLEQGTDNGVDHPSSGTTEISADKSMEVPDDTCTKDNCERERKLSEVDDGDSKSVDKTDISAADESMESSLQFNEDLLCELHGQLDPDPSRRKLIPEKLWIRLREYFPDCPEFSSSHPVCQKCCDKNKEETENQNTNKRLAQVQKADLADIFNNKKRPVKLVTGEEIFVVSSQFVEEWRRFVKDPVKNDPVLEVKNIRLLCEHRKYMHPPPQNGADLTDNSEVVYLWPQEFEKVMEHFVVDYEVSVVAYEEEDNSVHVITLPEICQECLQQRENMIEMAKYVYRDATIFVRKAVKDKQGDVSLDSSKQDYPDPDFCANDRRKSESEEPPEKMQKLDGNSLRKSQRHRKVRGEKELKISSDQTLRDLKLQLMKLFSVPPFDQNLTIAGVALADDKATLGSLRVAPGDVIMLQADEPVEDPGVLQDLMNVSGVPEAGFKGTGLLGK; encoded by the exons ATGTCTGTTGGGGCCATACTTCCTCCTAAACCACCGTTCTCGAAGATCCCCCGCTCAAATCCATGCGTCAACGTTTATCTACCACAGCGGACCAAAGTAACAAAG GGCTTCCATCTGACCAGTCCTCAGAATCAAGCGTCCGATCTCCCCCGGGAGCCCCTACAGGGGAGGCCACTCCTGTCCAGGGAGAGCAGCCAGCTGTACGGGCCCTGTAACTCTCCCCGCCAGGAATGCGAGCTAGTC gaaacAAGCATTACGGTGACGGAGAAATACGTTGTAAATCCGTACACCGAATGTGACGACAGTCCTGCTGAGAGCAGCCCCCTGACACTATTTGGGGAGCGTCTGAACAAAAAAGCTTCCAAAGTTCAAAGT CCATCTTCCCCGATACTTCGAACACGTTTGAGAGATGAGGTCAAGACTTTACGTCAGAAATATTCTGAAAAACAGCGTGGAGATGTCGGATATAGTAGATTGATAAGTTTTAGTCCAGACTGTTTATCTCGCGGAAGCATGTCCCCACTGTTGCCTCCTGCCTCTACTCATTCTTTTGGGGTGGATCAAAGTTTTTCTGTGGACGGACAACACTTAAACTGTGATGGAGCTTCTAGATCAGCAAGC ACCAACTCAAAAGATTTTAACCCAGGTTTCATAAAACGTCCACGTTACTGCTGTGGGAAATGTGAGTTACGAATGCTCGAACACGAGTCTCTCAACATGGATTCCGAGTGTCCATTCCAGGCCTACCAGCGACAGACCAAGAGCAGCCTTTGTTACACGAGTGACGTCATGTCCCAGGACCTCTACTGTGGGCCTGACATCGACCCTTACGTGTACTACGAGAGTCCCTGGGATACTCAGAAAGAGGATTACACCCTATCTAAGCGGAGTAAAAGTGTCCCTGCTACAATACGGCCGCCACATTTTATTCCAAACCAATGGTCGAGGCATCTCACCCAAAATCAAATGTTTCCAAAACATGGATCATTTG ATGCAAAGTCGATGTCGTCGAGTTCCAGCTCCACTGATACTGTGCATTCTGAGGAGAACCTGGAAGACACAGAGAGGTATCTACAGCTGAACACCCCAGAACCAGAGGATGGTGGCGGCACTGTGCTGCAATCACCAGCACAGAACGCTAACCATTACCACAGAAATCATATGTACACCATACCCAGAATGGAAGAGGTGATCCCTCAGTATGGAAAATCCTTGATCCACGAGTCAGATGAAATGAAAACAGAGAAAAGGTCAAAAGCAGCATATGGAGCGTTCCATTGGAAGGAAAGTTGGAACATAAGGGAAACAAGAGTTGTTGCCCTTGACACATCTCTTCAAAGTATGAATTCCCAGCTTGAAAGAAGTGAGACAATGTTGACAAGCGTTGGAGAGAGGCAAACATCGATAAACGCAACCTCTGTTCAAAGTTCCTATGAGGATGAAGGGGTTTCATCACAAGTAGCTGGTTTGCATTCAAG TGAGGATTTGCATGACCTGTTACAAGGCTGTGTGCATTCCTTCCGCAATCTCTCAAACAAAAGCACTGAAGAAGAAGAGAGAGGAGCACAGGAGAATCCCAGTACATCCCCAGCAAACTTTGCTAATG ATCTAAGAGTGCCTACAGATATTTGTTACCAGCCTATTACAGACAAAAGATATAATCGCTGGAAAAGAACCAAAAGAAAGGGAAAAggattgaaattttctgtggcGTCTGATGACAGCGATGAGGAGAAAGTGCCTGAAAGTAGCAGTCCACGAGAAAATCGCCGCAGAAGGAAGAAAACTAGCGCTCACACAAGCCCAAGGTTTGAGGCCTCCTCCAATGATGCTAGTTCTGAGCCACTGTCAGACATGGCAGTAGAATCTGTCCATTCTCAGCATTACAACAGCCTAAGGTCCTCCTCTACCGAGTCCAGGGAGAGATATCTGTATCAAGATGGTGCAGCATCAAACAAGCCGCCATCTTGGAGTAGTGAAG ATGAAGAGGTTCCTGGTGTACTAACAAGTTTCCCCGCCCTCAATAATTACCATGCCTCCGTGCATGGAATCAGCAACGCCTACAAAATTCATAGATCCACACCAGAAAGAGGGTCAACATTAAGATCTCCTCCATCTCAGGATAACACAATTTCTATGAGTAAAAGTCCAAATCATCAGATGGAGGAAGAAAGCTCAGAGCAGAAAAGGAATGTGGATGGTTCAGAGCAGAAGAAGGTGGATAATCTACAGTGGAAGACAGTGGATAGTCAAGAATGGAAGAAGGTGGATAGTCAAGAGTGGAAGATGGTGGATAGTCCAGAGTTGAATACAGTGGATAGTACACAGTGGGAGAATGTGGATAGTCCAGAACAGAGGGTGGATATTCCTGAGGAGAAAAACAAAGATAGTTCAGAGCAGGAGAGTGAGGATTCAAGTACAGCAGGCATCGAGAGTCCAGAGATTGAGGTTCCACTCATTTCAAAGGAGGATCTAGTGACCAGGAAATCACCCACTTATTCCAGCAGCCTTGGTTCCAGTAATAGCTATAGCACCAACAAAAG CAACAGTCGATTCTCAAACTCTCTGGCAAAAGACACCCTGGTGAGGATGAGTTATTCCATTGGTGAGAAGATCGTAAAATCCATGGCCGTGGTCCCAGTCACGTATGGAAGGAAGGATATTGATGTCTTCAAGAAAAATAAACCTGTTACCAAAACACAGAAAATAAATCCAAAAGCAGTTCCAGACCAAGCCTCCAAGTCAATAAAGGATTCTACATCAAAGTCATTGAAGAAAATTGGAATTGGTCCACGATTTA AGTATCCTATGATAAATGCTGATGTTATCCGTCCTCAACACTCCCATCTCACCCTGAACCATCTCCTACAGACCATGCCACCAAAAACAAGCTCAAACTCCAAAGATCTCAACAAATCACTTCCCAAGGTCAAG AATTCCAAACACCCAGTGACTTCTGTGGAAGCCACCAGTAAAACTCAGCAGAttccaaaaaagaaaaactttgGGATACAAAGAAAAATTTCTCTTGCCTCCAAATTTCCTTCAGTAGTGAAGAAAAATCCAAGTCTAAAGTCTGAAGTCAAGTCGTCACCAAAACTCAGCCTGATGACTCCAACAATTTCCAATCTTGATTTCACTCCTGCATTTACTTTCTCCATGTTTGAGCTCCCTCGTGTATACAAGGATCACAATACTATGTTAATGAGGAGAGCCTCTGGGTTTAT taatGGCCTGATGTTGACTCACTATATTCCGTGGAACATTAAGAAGCAATTCAAACTTCATACTAGCCACG ACATGCCAACAAAACAGCAACTGGACAAAGCGGCCTGGCAATGGGCGGAGACCACGGAGCCGTCGGACATCACAAACGAACACATCAGTACCGCATACAA GTTGAACCTTAAGCCTTGCAAATTAGGAGCCTGTAAAAGAAATTGTAAAGGAAATCCATTCTGCTTAAACTGCATAGGCGAGCGCAAGTGGTTTGGCGAAATCAATGATGACAGCTGGCATGATATTGAGGATCCCAACAATGAGCGCAGACAGGGACAAGACTTCGTGGGGCTCAAAAACCTGGGGAACACTTGCTACGTTAACACATTCCTACAGCTCTGGTTCCACAGTCCTCCCATCCGACGAGCTCTGTACAAGTTCCGAGAAACGAATATGGGAGATAAAGTAGATGATGACTGGAAACCTAGCAGTATAGGAGGTCACCTCCAGGCTATCTTCTCTCTCCTGGAATTGTCGGAAAGAGCGTTCATCAGTCCACAGGACTTCATTGACCATCTTGGTCTGGATGCGGCTCTTCAACAAGATGCGCAGGAATTCTCCAAGCTTTTTCTCTCCTTGCTAGAGGAGTGTCTGTCTCAGCAGGATGATCCGTCGGTCCGCAATATCATTCAAGAACAGTTATGTGGGGACTATGCCTATGTCACAACCTGCAGTGGCTGTCAAAACTCATCTCAGACACATTCCAAGTTCTATGAGCTTGACTTGCACATTCAAGGCCACAAAACGTTGGAGGATTCTATCACTGATTTCTTGCATGAGGAGAAACTGGAAGGAGATAATCAGTATATGTGTTCCACGTGCTGCAGTAAACAAAACGCAAAAAGAGCCATTCAGCTGAAAAGACTGCCACCAATTCTCAATCTTCAGCTACTTAGATTTgtttttgataagaaaacaGGCCACAAGAAGAAACTAAATGGCTTCATACAGTTTCCTGAAACACTCGATATGAGCAAGTTCATGACATCTAATGGCAATCATACACATAATGACAATTCACCACAAAGTGGTAGCATTTACAGATTGAAAGCAGTGTTAATTCATCGTGGACCCTCTGCATACAGTGGCCATTATATAGCCCACATTCTGGATGAAAGCTCCGGAGTTTGGTACAAGTTTAATGATGAAGAAACCACAAAGATGAAGGGATCCAATCTCCATCTTGGTACTGAAGAAGATTTGCAGGAGACATCGGCAAAACAGAAGGGGAAAGTGCCCAAAGGGTATCATTCTTCTAGAAATGCATACATGCTGGTATACACCAGGCAAATGCCCATGGAAGAAAAGGATAAGGTTATTGATCTGAAAATGCCAGACAAGAGTTATCTTCCTCACTACATGTTGGATTATGTGAAAAAGGacaatgaaaactttgaaatgtGGGTGGCAGAACTTTTGATGATGAGGGAACAGAATATAGAGAGTGGGAAAGAGAAACAAGAAGAAATCCGACAAACATTTAGTCGTCTTGTGGTTGGGACGGAAGATCAGGAAATCCACAATTACGAGTGGATCAGTCTTCCTTGGCTCTCTCATTGGCTGGAAGATCCAGGGAAGGCCAGACCAGTCAACAATGAAATGGCTTTGTGTCAGCATGGGAAGCTTCATCCAGACAGGGCTGGAAAGATGAAATGTGTGCAGTATGATGCTGTCAACAGTTTGTATGAAAAGTATCAAGGAGGGCCTCGCTTGCCGGGGGACAAAGCCACCTGTCTCATATGCGTACGGAGTCGATGTAAAGTTCTCCGCACCAAGAGGAAGATGATTGAGGATGAAAAATTGTTTAGTACTATGAAGAAAATGGAAGATCCTATAGCAGAGCCTTCATTCTGGGTTGGGAAGTCATCCTTTAGGAGCTGGAAAAGACTTGTCTTAGAACAGCTAGAGGATTATCATGGGGATCGAGACTCTTTGGAACAGGGGACTGACAACGGAGTGGACCATCCGTCCAGTGGAACGACGGAAATCTCTGCAGACAAGAGTATGGAGGTGCCAGACGATACATGCACTAAGGACAattgtgagagagagagaaaattaaGTGAGGTGGATGATGGAGATAGTAAGTCTGTTGACAAGACAGACATATCTGCAGCTGATGAAAGCATGGAGAGTTCTCTTCAGTTCAATGAAGATTTGTTATGTGAGCTACATGGTCAACTGGATCCAGACCCTTCACGGAGGAAATTGATTCCAGAAAAGCTGTGGATCCGATTGAGGGAATATTTTCCAGATTGTCCAGAATTCTCGAGTTCTCATCCAGTCTGTCAGAAATGTTGTGATAAAAATAAGGAAGAGACAGAAAATCAGAACACAAATAAGAGATTAGCGCAAGTACAGAAAGCAGACCTGGCCGACATTTTTAACAACAAGAAACGCCCTGTGAAGCTTGTGACAGGAGAGGAAATATTCGTGGTAAGTTCGCAATTCGTGGAGGAATGGAGACGCTTCGTGAAAGATCCAGTCAAAAACGATCCCGTACTGGAGGTAAAGAATATTCGCTTGCTTTGTGAACATCGGAAATACATGCATCCACCTCCACAAAATGGCGCTGATCTGACGGATAATTCAGAGGTAGTATATCTCTGGCCCCAAGAGTTTGAGAAAGTGATGGAACATTTTGTTGTGGATTACGAAGTATCCGTCGTTGCGTATGAAGAGGAGGACAATTCTGTTCACGTGATCACACTCCCTGAAATTTGCCAAGAGTGCTTGCAGCAGCGGGAAAATATGATAGAAATGGCAAAGTATGTCTATAGGGATGCGACAATTTTCGTGCGGAAAGCTGTCAAGGACAAGCAAGGAGACGTGTCCTTAGACAGCAGTAAACAAGACTACCCCGATCCTGATTTTTGCGCCAACGATCGCCGGAAATCCGAAAGCGAGGAACCACCCGAGAAGATGCAGAAACTCGATGGCAACTCATTGAGAAAAAGCCAGCGCCATCGGAAAGTGCGAGGGGAAAAGGAGTTGAAAATATCATCTGACCAGACATTGAGGGACCTGAAGCTGCAGCTAATGAAACTTTTCTCAGTGCCGCCGTTTGATCAGAACTTGACAATCGCCGGAGTCGCTTTAGCAGACGACAAAGCAACTCTCGGCAGTCTCCGCGTTGCGCCTGGTGACGTCATCATGCTGCAGGCAGACGAGCCGGTAGAGGATCCTGGGGTTTTGCAGGATCTGATGAACGTCTCAGGCGTCCCAGAAGCTGGCTTTAAAGGGACGGGACTTCTAGGAAAGTGA
- the LOC128159343 gene encoding DALR anticodon-binding domain-containing protein 3-like, giving the protein MEDSRQQRKHVSCDSMTQNILHVIKRNCGALDIESKSILVQKRQKSLKDGDFCVPKGCFKINEEEFRHLKEKLIEESKPWTCPVRKVMSDPYNSLLISLDRSLTYKSVISSLIQSEVPCAKVSKNEIENDTQKWNDSKPLERTVLVHVPDCGDCKTLEQLRALVLTQHVINLLHANGLKTKLSLLNSDADTQKWKKLLNFNFDYVQRKEEKCVVENILDRARHSEYRLSQKRSNEEDHSVLHTETTSESDHNTADVKKLDKLVLDAEKYLASTSTDSGVYDKNLGKVHLTEKGGITDTLIQMSHLQTCIEKMDKCDCVLHIVQDKKGFQQQKIDIGLQMLVEGMPKQVHMLYGSVTERKSAATQKLNTEEFYSLRFGQMKEASVMKYGECVKGPGWNKTIENLTVASMKFELLLNVPRNIVKLDLSEGNDFGGGVDNRAGAFVMYNCARLATLFKHFNKAVDDGTYPPLPSLDSIDFSLLREEDEWSLFFHYIFPFHDVVRSTVTELLPSKGIYTKLGTHKICNYLIGLSRSLSSYYSHTHVLVENRPNLLPTMYARLYLLKALHFVMTEGLHLLGVTPATQL; this is encoded by the exons ATGGAAGACAGCAGACAGCAGAGAAAACATGTGTCCTGTGATTCAATGACACAGAACATCTTGCATGtcattaaaagaaattgtggTGCTCTCGATATAGAGTCCAAAAGCATTCTCGTCCAGAAACGCCAAAAATCATTGAAAGATGGAGATTTTTGTGTGCCAAAGgggtgttttaaaattaatgaagag gagTTTCGTCATCTTAAGGAGAAACTGATAGAAGAGAGCAAGCCGTGGACATGCCCAGTGAGAAAAGTGATGTCAGATCCATACAACAGTTTACTGATTTCTCTAGACAGGTCTCTCACCTACAAAAGTGTGATATCATCCCTCATCCAGTCAGAGGTTCCATGTGCAAAGGTTTCAAAGAATGAAATAGAAAATGACACTCAAAAGTGGAATGACTCAAAGCCATTGGAAAGGACTGTATTAGTGCATGTACCTGACTGTGGTGATTGCAAGACTCTGGAACAGCTCAGGGCATTAGTGCTGACACAGCATGTTATCAATCTGTTGCATGCTAATGG GCTGAAAACCAAGCTTTCACTATTGAATAGTGATGCAGACACTCAGAAATGGAAAAAGCTgctgaattttaattttgattacgTCCAAAGGAAAGAGGAAAAGTGTGTTGTTGAAAATATTCTTGATCGAGCAAGACATTCAGAATACAGACTCTCTCAGAAAAGATCAAATGAAGAAGATCATTCAGTGCTTCATACAGAAACCACATCTGAATCTGACCATAATACAGCTGATGTAAAGAAACTGGATAAGCTGGTTTTAGATGCTGAAAAATATTTGGCATCAACATCAACAGATAGTGGTGTTTATGATAAAAATCTAGGAAAAGTTCATC TCACTGAAAAAGGTGGAATTACAGATACGTTGATTCAAATGTCACACCTACAGACATGCATTGAAAAG ATGGACAAGTGTGATTGTGTTTTACACATTGTTCAAGACAAGAAAGGTTTTCAGCAGCAGAAGATTGATATAGGCTTACAGATGTTAGTAGAAGGAATGCCTAAACAG GTTCATATGCTTTATGGGTCAGTTACAGAAAGGAAATCAGCAGCTACTCAGAAATTGAACACAGAAGAATTTTATag CTTAAGGTTTGGCCAAATGAAGGAAGCCTCTGTGATGAAGTATGGAGAATGTGTTAAAG GTCCTGGATGGAACAAAACAATAGAGAACTTAACCGTGGCTAGTATGAAGTTTGAATTGCTTCTTAATGTTCCACGGAATATA GTGAAGCTGGATCTATCAGAGGGCAATGACTTTGGGGGAGGGGTAGACAACCGAGCGGGGGCATTTGTGATGTACAACTGTGCAAGACTAGCCACTCTCTTCAAACATTTCAACAAGGCTGTAGATGATG GAACATACCCACCATTACCTAGCTTGGATTCCATTGACTTTAGCTTGCTTAGAGAAGAG GATGAGTGGTCCTTGTTTTTCCATTACATTTTCCCTTTCCATGATGTGGTCAGAAGTACAGTGACAGAACTGCTGCCTAGTAAAGGCATCTACACCAAACTTGGCACCCACAAG ATATGCAATTACCTGATTGGACTGAGCCGAAGTTTAAGTTCATACTATAGCCACACCCATGTTCTTGTG GAAAATCGTCCTAATTTACTTCCAACCATGTATGCTCGTCTCTATTTATTGAAAGCTCTACACTTCGTGATGACGGAAGGTCTACATTTGTTGGGAGTTACTCCCGCAACCCAGCTTTAG